The Amaranthus tricolor cultivar Red isolate AtriRed21 chromosome 6, ASM2621246v1, whole genome shotgun sequence genome has a segment encoding these proteins:
- the LOC130814600 gene encoding uncharacterized protein LOC130814600 → MASFRVIVVCFWNGSIRSSSNNVKYVGGRRKLFACNSNMDLNEFKHLICSKIGFDTTRSIVNVSFKYNMSGDLLAFPVEDEEAIYAMWECSKFTSIPSLELYVEEVPIGNQDVNVVETNAFLNVTSSAPSHTPSATQETQNPIMPSSSSPFNEPNQLQIQVSNDDTFNLEDTNEPWGDVNSESNEFVEAPSEDDVGVDEEALANDMSLGNIPTIIAPTPYALVPPIDEHVEDNSWRSWDCDTTYTDERKFQKVMMFDNKDALLDAVRLYHIRRNVEYRTETLNQTVLTLKCKRGCAWRLRARKSSYSPSWEIVTYKGKHEGCVLNTENVSARYIHLTYSVINNLIRNCVAEDPSIKVSVVRQMVKDQFGVDVTYKRAWYAKQQGLLSIYGTWEDSYPLLPRFLKALHVSNPGTVVEWFFKEDNDVGVYVYPSIRTFQRVFWAFKPSIEEFKYCKPLIAIDGTHLYGKYRHTLLTAIAQDGNK, encoded by the coding sequence atggcttcatttcgtgtgattgttgtatgcttttggaatggttcaattcgatcaagtagtaataatgttaagtatgttgggggaagacgtaaactgtttgcatgcaactcaaacatggatttgaatgaatttaaacatcttatatgctctaagattggctttgacactacaagaagtattgttaatgtaagttttaagtacaatatgagtggagatttgttagcttttccggttgaggatgaggaggctatataTGCAATGTGGGAGTGCTCAAAGTTtacctctattccttctttagagttatatgtagaagaggttcccatagggaatcaagatgtcaatgttgtagaaacaaatgcattcctgaatgtgacttcttctgctccttctcataccCCCTCtgctacccaagaaacccaaaatcccattatgccatcttcctcttctccttttaatgaacccaatcaacttcaaattcaagtctcaaatgatgatacttttaacttagaagatacaaatgagccttggggtgatgttaatagtgagagtaatgaattcgtagaagctccttctgaggacgatgtgggtgttgacgaggaggctctagctaatgacatgagcttaggcaacattccaacaatcattgctcctacaccttatgcactaGTTCCCCCTATAGATGAACACGTTGaagacaactcttggaggtcttgggattgtgatacaacctacaccgatgaaAGAAAGTTTCAAAAAgttatgatgtttgataacaaagatgccttgttggacgctgttagattgtatcatattcgtaggaacgttgagtaccgaactgagactttAAATCAAACTGTGCTCACCTtaaagtgtaagagagggtgtgcttggaggcttagggctaggaagagctcctattcaccttcatgggagattgttacatataaagggaagcatgaGGGTTGTGTATTAAatactgaaaatgtgtcagctagatacattcatttgacatattccgtgattaacaatcttattagaaactgtgttgctgaagacccatcaattaaggtctctgtggtgcgacaaatggtgaaagaccaatttggtgtcgatgtgacctataagcgggcatggtaTGCTAAACAACAAGgccttctctccatctatggtacatgggaagattcttatcctcttcttccacgcttcttgaaaGCATTGCATGTTTCTAACCCCGGgactgtagttgagtggttctttaaggaagataatgatgttggtgtgtacgtctatcctagtattagaactttccaacgtgtgttctgggcttttaaacctagtattgaggagtttaagtattgcaaaccccttattgccattgacggaacacatttgtatggtaagtatcgccatacgttgttaactgcgattgctcaagatgggaacaagtga
- the LOC130814601 gene encoding uncharacterized protein LOC130814601 isoform X2, with amino-acid sequence MTSKPETHPTIIYTSLPLDPNPRDYVILQSRPPTRHHYNRRVFQTLSLILLLSLSIYLLFPSDPHIQLVRLQLNHIRVNTSPHLLLDLSLSVTLKVHNPDFFSLNYDDLDVSISYRGRQLGFVKSDGGKVRMRGSSYVDATLDVNGFEILHDIFYLIEDVAAGKIPFDTVSHIEGELGLLFFKFPIQAKVSCEVDVNPKDQTITHQNCYPQVLKLAI; translated from the exons ATGACCTCCAAACCCGAAACCCACCCTACCATCATCTACACTTCCCTCCCACTTGACCCGAACCCCCGCGATTACGTGATCCTGCAATCTCGCCCACCCACTCGCCACCACTATAACCGCCGCGTATTTCAAACGCTCTCTCTCATCCTCctactttctctctctatctACCTCCTATTCCCTTCCGATCCTCACATCCAACTCGTCCGACTCCAACTCAATCACATCCGAGTCAACACATCTCCTCACCTTCTACTCGACCTTTCTCTTTCTGTTACTCTCAAAGTTCATAATCCTGATTTCTTCTCCCTAAATTATGATGATCTTGATGTTTCCATATCGTATCGAGGGAGACAATTAGGGTTTGTGAAATCTGATGGGGGTAAAGTTCGAATGAGAGGGTCTTCGTATGTTGATGCTACTCTAGATGTTAATGGGTTTGAAATTTTGCATGATATTTTTTATCTGATTGAAGACGTTGCTGCTGGTAAAATTCCTTTTGATACTGTTTCACATATTGAAGGAGAGCTTGGTCTCTTGTTTTTCAAGTTTCCTATtcag GCTAAAGTATCATGTGAGGTAGATGTAAATCCAAAGGACCAGACAATTACTCATCAAAATTGTTATCCTCAG GTTCTTAAACTTGCAATTTAG
- the LOC130814601 gene encoding uncharacterized protein LOC130814601 isoform X4: MTSKPETHPTIIYTSLPLDPNPRDYVILQSRPPTRHHYNRRVFQTLSLILLLSLSIYLLFPSDPHIQLVRLQLNHIRVNTSPHLLLDLSLSVTLKVHNPDFFSLNYDDLDVSISYRGRQLGFVKSDGGKVRMRGSSYVDATLDVNGFEILHDIFYLIEDVAAGKIPFDTVSHIEGELGLLFFKFPIQAKVSCEVDVNPKDQTITHQNCYPQ; encoded by the exons ATGACCTCCAAACCCGAAACCCACCCTACCATCATCTACACTTCCCTCCCACTTGACCCGAACCCCCGCGATTACGTGATCCTGCAATCTCGCCCACCCACTCGCCACCACTATAACCGCCGCGTATTTCAAACGCTCTCTCTCATCCTCctactttctctctctatctACCTCCTATTCCCTTCCGATCCTCACATCCAACTCGTCCGACTCCAACTCAATCACATCCGAGTCAACACATCTCCTCACCTTCTACTCGACCTTTCTCTTTCTGTTACTCTCAAAGTTCATAATCCTGATTTCTTCTCCCTAAATTATGATGATCTTGATGTTTCCATATCGTATCGAGGGAGACAATTAGGGTTTGTGAAATCTGATGGGGGTAAAGTTCGAATGAGAGGGTCTTCGTATGTTGATGCTACTCTAGATGTTAATGGGTTTGAAATTTTGCATGATATTTTTTATCTGATTGAAGACGTTGCTGCTGGTAAAATTCCTTTTGATACTGTTTCACATATTGAAGGAGAGCTTGGTCTCTTGTTTTTCAAGTTTCCTATtcag GCTAAAGTATCATGTGAGGTAGATGTAAATCCAAAGGACCAGACAATTACTCATCAAAATTGTTATCCTCAG TGA
- the LOC130814601 gene encoding uncharacterized protein LOC130814601 isoform X3, translated as MTSKPETHPTIIYTSLPLDPNPRDYVILQSRPPTRHHYNRRVFQTLSLILLLSLSIYLLFPSDPHIQLVRLQLNHIRVNTSPHLLLDLSLSVTLKVHNPDFFSLNYDDLDVSISYRGRQLGFVKSDGGKVRMRGSSYVDATLDVNGFEILHDIFYLIEDVAAGKIPFDTVSHIEGELGLLFFKFPIQAKVSCEVDVNPKDQTITHQNCYPQEA; from the exons ATGACCTCCAAACCCGAAACCCACCCTACCATCATCTACACTTCCCTCCCACTTGACCCGAACCCCCGCGATTACGTGATCCTGCAATCTCGCCCACCCACTCGCCACCACTATAACCGCCGCGTATTTCAAACGCTCTCTCTCATCCTCctactttctctctctatctACCTCCTATTCCCTTCCGATCCTCACATCCAACTCGTCCGACTCCAACTCAATCACATCCGAGTCAACACATCTCCTCACCTTCTACTCGACCTTTCTCTTTCTGTTACTCTCAAAGTTCATAATCCTGATTTCTTCTCCCTAAATTATGATGATCTTGATGTTTCCATATCGTATCGAGGGAGACAATTAGGGTTTGTGAAATCTGATGGGGGTAAAGTTCGAATGAGAGGGTCTTCGTATGTTGATGCTACTCTAGATGTTAATGGGTTTGAAATTTTGCATGATATTTTTTATCTGATTGAAGACGTTGCTGCTGGTAAAATTCCTTTTGATACTGTTTCACATATTGAAGGAGAGCTTGGTCTCTTGTTTTTCAAGTTTCCTATtcag GCTAAAGTATCATGTGAGGTAGATGTAAATCCAAAGGACCAGACAATTACTCATCAAAATTGTTATCCTCAG GAGGCGTAG
- the LOC130814601 gene encoding uncharacterized protein LOC130814601 isoform X1: protein MTSKPETHPTIIYTSLPLDPNPRDYVILQSRPPTRHHYNRRVFQTLSLILLLSLSIYLLFPSDPHIQLVRLQLNHIRVNTSPHLLLDLSLSVTLKVHNPDFFSLNYDDLDVSISYRGRQLGFVKSDGGKVRMRGSSYVDATLDVNGFEILHDIFYLIEDVAAGKIPFDTVSHIEGELGLLFFKFPIQAKVSCEVDVNPKDQTITHQNCYPQVNKTFTLIS from the exons ATGACCTCCAAACCCGAAACCCACCCTACCATCATCTACACTTCCCTCCCACTTGACCCGAACCCCCGCGATTACGTGATCCTGCAATCTCGCCCACCCACTCGCCACCACTATAACCGCCGCGTATTTCAAACGCTCTCTCTCATCCTCctactttctctctctatctACCTCCTATTCCCTTCCGATCCTCACATCCAACTCGTCCGACTCCAACTCAATCACATCCGAGTCAACACATCTCCTCACCTTCTACTCGACCTTTCTCTTTCTGTTACTCTCAAAGTTCATAATCCTGATTTCTTCTCCCTAAATTATGATGATCTTGATGTTTCCATATCGTATCGAGGGAGACAATTAGGGTTTGTGAAATCTGATGGGGGTAAAGTTCGAATGAGAGGGTCTTCGTATGTTGATGCTACTCTAGATGTTAATGGGTTTGAAATTTTGCATGATATTTTTTATCTGATTGAAGACGTTGCTGCTGGTAAAATTCCTTTTGATACTGTTTCACATATTGAAGGAGAGCTTGGTCTCTTGTTTTTCAAGTTTCCTATtcag GCTAAAGTATCATGTGAGGTAGATGTAAATCCAAAGGACCAGACAATTACTCATCAAAATTGTTATCCTCAG GTAAATAAAACTTTCACTTTGATTTCCTAG